CGGTGATTCGACCGCGGAAAATCCTTCTGCGCTTTGCTCCGGGGGGACAGAAGTGCTAATGGCGCCCGCCGGCAGCCCACTCAGAGTCTCGTCGATCAACCGCGCCGAGACCGCGGTCTCGTCGATCCGCATGCGAGCCCGCGCCAGCACGTCGCCGTAACGGTAGTGCGGGACGTTTGTACTGATGGTGCGATAAAGGCCGTAGGGATGGTCTACCCGCACATCCATGCGAACTCCGCTGGCGCGCGCGGCCGGGCCCACCACCGCAAGGGCGCGGGATGCTTCGCGCGTCAGGACTCCCGTGGTCTCAAAGCGGTCCTGGACCGACGGCGTGTCCAGCACCATGCGCGCCAAGGCCGCGAAGTCCCGCGCGGCTTCGGCAACGGTGGCGGACAGTTGGCGCGCCTCGCGTTCCAGCAAATCGCGTTTCACTCCGCCGGATATGGCAATGCCGCGCCAGAAGCGGGTTCCGACCGAGCGCACCGACGCCTGCAGCAACGATTCCTTGATGCGGGCGGTGTAGGCGGCAGGCACGGTGAACCCGACGTCACCGCACAGTGCACCCAGGTCCGCGATGTGGGCCACCATTCGCTCCAGCTCGAGGCCGACGAGGCGGATCGCCCGGCCGCGCGGCGGAACCGCCACCCCGAACGCGTTCTCCACCGCCTGGCAATATGCAACTGCGTGCGCGAAGCAGTGATCTCCGGAGACCGACTCCGCCAACAGCGGGCCGCTGAGGATGGGCGCGCCTTTGAACAGCTTCTCGGTTCCTTTGTGGGTGTAGAAATGGCGCAGTTCGAGGTGGAGCACGGTGTCGCCAACCACGCTGAACCGAAAATGTCCCGGCTCGATGATGCCGGCGTGCACCGGGCCGACCGGGACTTCGCACACACCCTCGCCCTGCACCCTCAGGAAACGATAGTCGCGATGCGCCGTCGGAACCTTGACGACCTCGTCCGTCATCGGATGTACCCCGTCAGGCCAGTTCTCATGCAACAGCAGCGGGCGCAGGTCCGGGTGGCCGTGGATCTCGACGCCGAACTGGTCGGCTAGCTCGCGCTCATACCAGGCCGCAGCCGGGGTGACCGCCGTGGCGGAGCGGATCGAGCCCTCCACCGCACAGTCGAGTACGCGGTACTCGCGACTATCCACGTCCACGACGTAGTGCACGCGGCGCTGCCCATCCTCGTCCAGACTGCCGAAAATCGAGACCAGGCGCACCCCGTCGGAACGCAACAAATCCAGCACGTCCTCGACCTTGGTCTCGTGGGCGCGTTGTTTCTCGGGAGTCATCGCAACACCGCCATGGCTCCGTTCAGCACGACGTTGAAAGCTGCTGGGATGCGGACGCCGAGCACCACCAGGCACATCGCGCAGATCGACATGGCCGCAAAATCAGAAGCCACGAAGCTCACCTTCGTCGGTGGCTGCTCTTTCTCGCCGCCTAGCATGTGCTGGAAGTGATAGAGCAGCGCGCCGAAAACCACAGACAGCACGGCAAGCAGCAGGACCGCAATGAAATAGTGCGCCGTGGCGAACGCCTGCGTCAGGATCATGAATTCGCTGACAAATAATCCGAAGGGCGGCAGTCCGACGATGGCCAGGCCGCCGACGATCATGGCGCCGCTGGTCCAAGGCAGCGAGTTGGCCATGCCACGGATGCGCTCGATGTGCAGGGTCCCGTAGTTCTCGCGTACATTGCCAGCACCGAAGAACAGCAGTGACTTAGCGATCGAATGGTTGAAGGCATGGAGTAGTGCAGCGAAGATGCCGACGGCCCCGCCGATGCCCACGCCGATGGCGACGATGCCCATGTGCTCGATGCTGCTGTAGGCCAGCAGGCGCTTGAGGTCGCGCTGCACGATCATCAGGAATGCGGCGACGGTGATCGACATCCCGCCGAACACCAGCAGCAGCGTGTGGCTGAAGCCGCTCCCGATGGCGCGCGATACGATCGCATCGAACCGCAACACCGCGTACATGGCGCAGTTCAGGAGCACCGCAGAAAGCAGCGCGCTGATGGGCGACGGCGCTTCCGCGTGCGCGTCCGGCAGCCAGCTATGCATGGGCACGAAGCCGACCTTGGTCCCGTAGCCCACCGCGACGAACACGAACGCCAGTTTCATTAGATCCGGCACGGCGCGGAGCTTCGGAGCGGCCGCCATCAGCGCCGCCCAATCGAGCGCCGTCTCCGGGCTCACGCCTCCGCGCACTGCCGCCAGGTACAGGGCGATAGTGCCGAACAAGGCAAACGCGATGCCCACGGTGCATACGATCAGGTATTTCCAACCGGCTTCGACCGCGCCCTCGGTGTTGTAGAAGCCGACCAGCAGGGCCGAGGCCAGCGTGGTCCCTTCCACGAAGATCCACAGCATCCCAAGATTCGCCGAGAGGTAGACCGCGACCATCGTGAACAGGAACACGAGCACCAGTGCATAAAACCAGCGCGGCGAGGAGAACCGGCCTTCCGGGATGTGGCGCATGTATCCGACCGAATACGCCAGCACCAACGCGAAGATCAGGCCGATGTTGATCAGGAAGAACGAGGTGAGACCGTCGGCGCGCAGGTAACGGCCGGTCTGCAGCGACCCGCTCACGTGGATCTTCCACACGGCGTTGCCGATGGCCGCCAGTTCGAGCGCGCCGGTCGCCAGCGCGACCGCTACGGCAGGACGCCGCTGCTTGCAGGCCATGACGACAGCGGCGCCGAGCAGCGGGATCAGAAGTAGAAGGGTTAATGTCATCGTCTTATCCCCTCAGCTTCCGCAGTTTGGAGACGTCGAGGTGCTCAAAAGTGTCGCGGATACGGAATACGAACAGCCCCATCAAGAACACTCCCATCAGCAGGTCGAAGAAGATCCCGATCTCGATCACCAGCGGCATGCCGAACGTAGTGGTCAGGGCGGCCAGGAAGATGCCGTTCTCCAGCACCAGAAGTCCGACCACCTGCATCAGCGCCTTCTTGCGGCTGACCATGAGCAGCATCCCGGTCAAGACCAGCGCCACGGCGGCGGCGAGCATGTCCTCATCCACGCCCAGCGTATGTACGTACGGTTGTACCGCGAAGAACGAAAGCAGGATCAAACCGGCGGCGATGAACACGGACTGCGCCGGGGTGGTCGAGGACGCCACGTCTCGCGGCGCATTCAGCCGCTCCACGATCCGGAACAGCGCATAGGGAATAGCGAGCACCTTCACCACGAAGACCATACCGGCAATCACGTACGCCTCGGGCGACTTGTGAACGAATGCCAGCGCCAGGATCTGCGACGTCAGCACCGCGCACTGCGCCCCGAAAAGGACGATGCAGGTGGAGATCCGCTTGGCCGACGCCATCAGCAGCACGGTGATGAACAGCAGCACGGCGGAAGACGCCAGCGTTTTCGTCGCCGCAAGTTCAACCAGTCCCATCCATCACCTCATCAGGGCGGTGAACACCACCGCCAGGATCGCCAGCGCCGATGCGACACCAAGGAAGTCCGGCACCATGTACATGCGCAGCTTGGCCACGCTGCTCTCCACCACTGCTACCGCCACCGCCAGCAGCAGCAGCTTCAGCAGGAACGCGAGTAGAGCTATGGCCAGCGTCGATGCGGTCACCGTCATCGCCATTCCTGGCGGCAGGAACAGCGCGATCAACAGCCCCGCGATGACGCTGAGCTTGATGGCGCTCGCCCACTCGATCAGCGCCAGACTCGGCCCGGAATATTCCAGCACCATGGCCTCGTGGATCATGGTGAGCTCCAGGTGGGTGGTGGGATTGTCCACCGGGATGCGGCCGGTCTCCGCGATCGCCACCAGCGCCAGCGCGGCGAAGGCCAGCGCATGCACCGCCGAGAGCTGGAAGAACTCCTGCCGGAGCGTCCACTGCACCATCGACGCGAGGCTCGCCGACCGCGCCTGGATCGCAACGGCCGCCAACCCGAGCAGCAGGGGCGCCTCGGCCAGCGTCGAAACCAGGGCTTCGCGGCTCGCGCCCATCCCGCCGAACGAGCTGCCGCCGTCCATCGCTCCCAGCACCAGGAAGAACCGGCCGAGCGCGAAGAGATAGACCAGCAGGATGAAGTCGCCATTCGTGCCCAGCAGCGCGGAGCCGTACACCACCGGAACGAATGCGGCGCAGACCACCGTGACCGCGAACAAAACGACGGGAGCGACGCGGAACAGCGCTGAAGCCGTGTCGGGGACCAGGTCTTCCTTGCGCAAGAGCTTCAGCAGGTCGGAATACGGCCGAAACACGCTGGCGCCGCGCCGGTTCTGGATGCGGGCTTTCACCACCGCGATGACGCCACGCAACAGTGGCGCGATGAGGATCAGCAGCGCAGCTTGCAGGATGTTCACCAGCATCATGCGAACCTCGTGAACACCAGCAGCGCCACCAGCGCCAGGAAGATGTAGAGCAGGTAGATCTGGATATTGCCGGTCTGTAACCGGCGGAGGCGGTAGGCCGCAGCGACGATCGCGTCCACCCCGGGACGGTAGAGCATGCGTTCGAATGAGGTCGTCCGCACCGAGCGGTACGAGATCGCGGTCGGGAAATATGTGCCCTCGGCGGGCGCGACTTCTACCGTCCGCTCCGGCCGGTACACGCGCGCGAAGACTCTACGCAGCGGCTTGGAGAACGCCGTGGAGGTGTACTGCATGCGGCTGTCAAGACCCGGCATGCCGCAGGCCCACGTGGGCGTGATCCTCGTCGCACGCCGGATCGCGCCGGCCAGCGCGGTGACCGCCATCACGGCGACTGCCACCCACGGGATCACCCGCGCGATCGAAAATGCCTCATCCGGCAGAATGCCGCCGGGGACGAATGACTGCACCGCCGCACCAAGAGGCCGCAAGAATATCGCCGGCGCGATGCCGATCACCACGCAGGCGGCTGAGAGCAACAGCATGGCCGCCGTCATCGGCAACGGAACCTCATGCGCGTGCTCAGCCTCAGAGCTGCGTGGCCTCCCGAGGAACGCCACCCCGAACACTTTCGCGAAGCAAGCGGCTGCCAATCCGCCGATCAGCGCCAGCACGCCCGCCATCAGTGGCAGAACGATGGCGGCGCGCACATTGGCGAGAGTGGATCCGGCGAGAAAACTGCGGAAGGTCAGCCATTCGCTGATGAAGCCGTTGAACAGCGGGAGCCCCACGATCGAGCAACACGCGACCAGGAACGCTACTCCCGTCACCCGCATGCGCTTGAGCAGGCCGCCGAGTTCCTCGATGTCGAGGGTGTGGGTCGCGTGCAAGATCGCCCCGGCGCCCAGAAATAATGCGCTCTTGAACAGCGCGTGGTTCAGCGTATGCAGCAGCGCCGCGACCAGCGCCAGCACGGCCCACCCTGAGGCGCCCTGCGAGATGAATACCAACGATGTGCCCAACCCGAGATAGATGATGCCGATGTTTTCCACGCTGTGATACGCGAGCAGCCGTTTCAGATCGTGCTCGCTGATGGCGTACAGCACGCCGAGCACGCCGGACAGCGCGCCCGCCGCCAACACCACATATCCCCACCAGGCTGGTCCAGCGCCGAGGAAATCAAAACCGAAACGAACGAAGCCGTAAACGGCCGTCTTGAGCATCACGCCCGACATCAGCGCCGACACCGGGCTGGGCGCGATCGGGTGCGCCCGCGGCAGCCAGAGGTGCAGGGGGATAATGCCGGCCTTGGTTCCAAATCCGACGAAGGCCAGAACGAAAATCGCTGTCCGTACCCCCTGCGTCATCAGCCCGGCGGCGGCGCGCATGGACGCGAAGTCCAGACCGGTCGCGCGCGGCAGGAACATGAAGAAGGCGCCGACCACGGCGGCTGCGCCCGCATGCATCATAAGAAGGTAGATGAAGACGCTGTGCCGCCGTTCGCCGGCATCGCCCTCGATCAGGATCAGTCCGGCCGAGAACAGCGTCATCAGCTCCCAGCCGAACAGGAAAGCGAACGCGGTGGAAGCGGTGACCACCAGCACCATCGATCCGAGGAACAACGGCAGCAGCGCCCAAAGCAATGTGCGCTTCCTGCCCTCGTAGTGACGCTCGACGTAGGACATCGAGAACAGCGTGACCGGCACGCTCACCGCGCAGATCATGAGCAGGAAGAATGCGCTGAGCCGGTCCACGGTCAGCGTGAACGGCAGCGGAGCCCCACCCGACAGATTGATTGCGAGCCCTTCACCTCGCCAGAAGCCGGCCGCGGCAACCGAGGCGCCCACACCGAGCGAAAACAGCATTAGGGCCGCGGTTCCAATCCGTGCGCCCTTCCGGCGGCCACCCAGCAGGAACATTGCTGGAAGACAAAGGAGTGAGACCAGGAACGCACTGAATGCTGTCTGGAACATCAGCAGGAAGGGTCCAACCTCACTTCTCACCCGTAGGCGTCAATTGCGCAAGGAGGTCGACGAGATGGTTGTTGAAGATGTTCCGCGTCTCATCCAGAAGACGGAAAATGGCAGGGTCACTCACTGAATAAAAGACGTTCTGCCCCTCTTTGCGGCCGGTGACGATATTGCCCCTCCGCAGCACCGCAAGCTGTTGCGACAGGGTGCTCTGCTCGACCTGGAGACGTCCGCACAGTTCGTTCACTCCCACCTCCCCCGCGCGGAGTGCGTCTAAGATCCTGATTCTTAAGGGATGAGCCAGGGCCTTGAAAAACTCCGCCGTAAATTGGGAGAGCTGAGGCATTGCTATATTCTAATGTCTATATATTACGATGTATAGACAGGGTCCGCAAGTAGGAATCTTGATGGACTGAACTCTTGGTTTTTCATGTCAGCGATCTATACGACTGTTTTCGGCCCGTGGGCATTCCGTCGACTGCTTGGACTCGGTGCATGACTGTTGAGAAATCCCCTTAGCACAAGTGTGCGCTTTCCCTTCGCCTCCGCTGGGCGTAACCGTTGATAAGGGCTGTTATCAACAGTTAGTCATTCCGGGATCGCAGTCGGATGAAATGGGTGCGAAATAGTAATCGTTCAGCGCATGCAGGCGGACCCTGGGCTAACGGTACCCGCCGTTGCCAAGTTCTTAGAGAAGGGCTGGTGGGTGTGCCATAGCACAATGATCCGACGAATAGATGCCTACACCCTCTCACGATGGGCGGACGAGTGGCCTCCGCGAGATGCGCCGAGTACCGCACGCACTTCTGTGACCACCGACACAGTTGCCAGTGACGCATGACTGCCGGAAAGCCCCAGCCTCGTCCGTATAATAGCCGAGGAGCACCGTAGGATCGACCGTGCCGCGCCGGTGACGACCAGAGTGCGGCGCGATGTCGCGATGCGTCGGGTTCCCCTGATCGTCACAACTTCTTCTTACGGGATCGTACTCATGGCCTTATTGAGGTTTCTGCGTTCCATCTTCCCACAGACCGAGACTGCCCGCCTCGATCGCGGCTGGATCATCGCCAATCACAAGCTAGTTTCCTTCCACGCCGCATTCTTGACCTCACTGCTCAGCATCTCCCCACTTGTCGCCTCGCGGCTGGATGTCATCCGCGAAATGTTTTTCGGGTTCGAGGTCTTCATCTCCATTGCGATGTGGTACGCCGCATGGCACGTCAATATCGCCATCCACGAGATCGGACACTACCTGGCCGCGGTTCGAACCAACAACTTGAGACCGGAGTTTGCCGCTCCGGCCCAGGCGTGTCTGAACCAGGGCCTGGTCGCCCGCTGGCTCTGGTACCTCGAGATGTTTGCGAAGATTCCCTACGGCGCGTTTCCGGGAGTGAATAAGGAGGCGGGCAGCTTCCATCCCAGCGTCAAGACGCAAAACCTCGCGGTTTCAGCTGCGGGCCCGGGGGCCAGCAAGGTGCTCGCCCAGATCGCGTTTTTGCCGGGTATCATCCTGATCTTGCTCGGCATGTACGGCAGAATCCCTGCGGCCGTGTATGCGGGAAGACTTCTTTTCACCATCGGCGTGGTCGCGCTCTTCGACTTCCTGA
This genomic stretch from Terriglobia bacterium harbors:
- a CDS encoding hydrogenase 4 subunit B, which encodes MLFSLGVGASVAAAGFWRGEGLAINLSGGAPLPFTLTVDRLSAFFLLMICAVSVPVTLFSMSYVERHYEGRKRTLLWALLPLFLGSMVLVVTASTAFAFLFGWELMTLFSAGLILIEGDAGERRHSVFIYLLMMHAGAAAVVGAFFMFLPRATGLDFASMRAAAGLMTQGVRTAIFVLAFVGFGTKAGIIPLHLWLPRAHPIAPSPVSALMSGVMLKTAVYGFVRFGFDFLGAGPAWWGYVVLAAGALSGVLGVLYAISEHDLKRLLAYHSVENIGIIYLGLGTSLVFISQGASGWAVLALVAALLHTLNHALFKSALFLGAGAILHATHTLDIEELGGLLKRMRVTGVAFLVACCSIVGLPLFNGFISEWLTFRSFLAGSTLANVRAAIVLPLMAGVLALIGGLAAACFAKVFGVAFLGRPRSSEAEHAHEVPLPMTAAMLLLSAACVVIGIAPAIFLRPLGAAVQSFVPGGILPDEAFSIARVIPWVAVAVMAVTALAGAIRRATRITPTWACGMPGLDSRMQYTSTAFSKPLRRVFARVYRPERTVEVAPAEGTYFPTAISYRSVRTTSFERMLYRPGVDAIVAAAYRLRRLQTGNIQIYLLYIFLALVALLVFTRFA
- a CDS encoding hydrogenase, giving the protein MGLVELAATKTLASSAVLLFITVLLMASAKRISTCIVLFGAQCAVLTSQILALAFVHKSPEAYVIAGMVFVVKVLAIPYALFRIVERLNAPRDVASSTTPAQSVFIAAGLILLSFFAVQPYVHTLGVDEDMLAAAVALVLTGMLLMVSRKKALMQVVGLLVLENGIFLAALTTTFGMPLVIEIGIFFDLLMGVFLMGLFVFRIRDTFEHLDVSKLRKLRG
- a CDS encoding hydrogenase 4 subunit F, with the protein product MTLTLLLLIPLLGAAVVMACKQRRPAVAVALATGALELAAIGNAVWKIHVSGSLQTGRYLRADGLTSFFLINIGLIFALVLAYSVGYMRHIPEGRFSSPRWFYALVLVFLFTMVAVYLSANLGMLWIFVEGTTLASALLVGFYNTEGAVEAGWKYLIVCTVGIAFALFGTIALYLAAVRGGVSPETALDWAALMAAAPKLRAVPDLMKLAFVFVAVGYGTKVGFVPMHSWLPDAHAEAPSPISALLSAVLLNCAMYAVLRFDAIVSRAIGSGFSHTLLLVFGGMSITVAAFLMIVQRDLKRLLAYSSIEHMGIVAIGVGIGGAVGIFAALLHAFNHSIAKSLLFFGAGNVRENYGTLHIERIRGMANSLPWTSGAMIVGGLAIVGLPPFGLFVSEFMILTQAFATAHYFIAVLLLAVLSVVFGALLYHFQHMLGGEKEQPPTKVSFVASDFAAMSICAMCLVVLGVRIPAAFNVVLNGAMAVLR
- a CDS encoding metalloregulator ArsR/SmtB family transcription factor; this translates as MPQLSQFTAEFFKALAHPLRIRILDALRAGEVGVNELCGRLQVEQSTLSQQLAVLRRGNIVTGRKEGQNVFYSVSDPAIFRLLDETRNIFNNHLVDLLAQLTPTGEK
- a CDS encoding NADH-quinone oxidoreductase subunit C gives rise to the protein MTPEKQRAHETKVEDVLDLLRSDGVRLVSIFGSLDEDGQRRVHYVVDVDSREYRVLDCAVEGSIRSATAVTPAAAWYERELADQFGVEIHGHPDLRPLLLHENWPDGVHPMTDEVVKVPTAHRDYRFLRVQGEGVCEVPVGPVHAGIIEPGHFRFSVVGDTVLHLELRHFYTHKGTEKLFKGAPILSGPLLAESVSGDHCFAHAVAYCQAVENAFGVAVPPRGRAIRLVGLELERMVAHIADLGALCGDVGFTVPAAYTARIKESLLQASVRSVGTRFWRGIAISGGVKRDLLEREARQLSATVAEAARDFAALARMVLDTPSVQDRFETTGVLTREASRALAVVGPAARASGVRMDVRVDHPYGLYRTISTNVPHYRYGDVLARARMRIDETAVSARLIDETLSGLPAGAISTSVPPEQSAEGFSAVESPRGELLYWVRVRDGVVARCHIKSPSFQNWPALPLAMPGNIIADFPLINKSFNLSYSGCDR
- a CDS encoding NADH-quinone oxidoreductase subunit H, which gives rise to MMLVNILQAALLILIAPLLRGVIAVVKARIQNRRGASVFRPYSDLLKLLRKEDLVPDTASALFRVAPVVLFAVTVVCAAFVPVVYGSALLGTNGDFILLVYLFALGRFFLVLGAMDGGSSFGGMGASREALVSTLAEAPLLLGLAAVAIQARSASLASMVQWTLRQEFFQLSAVHALAFAALALVAIAETGRIPVDNPTTHLELTMIHEAMVLEYSGPSLALIEWASAIKLSVIAGLLIALFLPPGMAMTVTASTLAIALLAFLLKLLLLAVAVAVVESSVAKLRMYMVPDFLGVASALAILAVVFTALMR